One Elephas maximus indicus isolate mEleMax1 chromosome 18, mEleMax1 primary haplotype, whole genome shotgun sequence genomic region harbors:
- the IFNGR2 gene encoding interferon gamma receptor 2 isoform X2, which produces MLLSTASEWGDVSGVNCTKTTETWCNFTAASLSQGFPRHFNVSLRVQAELGERVSAWATVPWFQHYRNVTVGPPENIEVAPGDGSLIIRFSAPFDVDASMVTFQYYAHYWEKAGTQKVKGPVKSNFILLDGLKPLRVYCLQVKAELVWPAQGIVRPGHLSNISCSETTTDAATELEQAILIFVGTFLSVVLPMGACFFLVLKYRGLVKYWFHSPPKIPLQIEEYLKDPAQPILEALDKDRSPKEDAWDSVSIVSLPEKEREDALQNTLNQSAGPAPPFPERRH; this is translated from the exons ATGTTGCTGAG CACTGCTAGCGAGTGGGGCGACGTGTCAGGAGTGAATTGTACGAAGACCACTGAGACCTGGTGCAACTTCACGGCAGCCAGCCTTTCACAGGGTTTCCCACGGCACTTCAATGTCTCTTTGCGTGTTCAAGCTGAGCTCGGAGAACGTGTCTCTGCCTGGGCGACGGTGCCTTGGTTTCAACACTACCGGAATG ttACTGTTGGGCCTCCAGAAAACATTGAGGTGGCTCCAGGAGACGGCTCACTTATCATCAGGTTCTCTGCCCCCTTTGACGTTGATGCCTCCATGGTCACTTTTCAGTATTACGCCCATTACTGGGAAAAGGCCGGAACCCAAAAG GTTAAAGGCCCTGTCAAGAGCAATTTCATTTTGTTGGATGGCTTAAAACCCTTACGTGTATACTGTTTACAAGTCAAGGCAGAACTTGTTTGGCCAGCACAAGGCATCGTTCGACCTGGGCACTTAAGCAACATATCTTGCTCTGAGACAACAACTGATG CTGCTACTGAACTTGAACAAGCCATCCTGATCTTTGTGGGAACCTTTCTGTCAGTGGTGTTGCCAATGGGAGCCTGCTTCTTCCTGGTCCTGAAATACAGAGGCCTGGTTAAATACTGGTTTCATTCTCCACCCAAGATCCCATTACAAATAGAAGAG TATTTAAAGGACCCAGCTCAACCTATTTTGGAGGCCTTGGACAAGGACAGGTCACCGAAGGAAGATGCCTGGGACTCTGTGTCCATCGTTTCACTTCCAGAAAAGGAGCGGGAAGATGCTCTCCAGAATACTTTGAACCAAAGCGCTGGCCCGGCCCCACCGTTCCCGGAAAGAAGGCACTGA
- the IFNGR2 gene encoding interferon gamma receptor 2 isoform X1 encodes MRLPLLLQLLSLLGGRAASPPDPLSQLPPPQNPKIRLYNAEQVLSWEPVFLSNDTRPVTYRVQYKYTASEWGDVSGVNCTKTTETWCNFTAASLSQGFPRHFNVSLRVQAELGERVSAWATVPWFQHYRNVTVGPPENIEVAPGDGSLIIRFSAPFDVDASMVTFQYYAHYWEKAGTQKVKGPVKSNFILLDGLKPLRVYCLQVKAELVWPAQGIVRPGHLSNISCSETTTDAATELEQAILIFVGTFLSVVLPMGACFFLVLKYRGLVKYWFHSPPKIPLQIEEYLKDPAQPILEALDKDRSPKEDAWDSVSIVSLPEKEREDALQNTLNQSAGPAPPFPERRH; translated from the exons ACCCTCTTTCCCAGCTGCCCCCTCCTCAGAACCCGAAGATTCGCCTGTACAACGCGGAGCAGGTTCTGAGTTGGGAGCCGGTGTTCCTGAGCAATGACACGAGGCCGGTGACCTACCGGGTGCAGTACAAATA CACTGCTAGCGAGTGGGGCGACGTGTCAGGAGTGAATTGTACGAAGACCACTGAGACCTGGTGCAACTTCACGGCAGCCAGCCTTTCACAGGGTTTCCCACGGCACTTCAATGTCTCTTTGCGTGTTCAAGCTGAGCTCGGAGAACGTGTCTCTGCCTGGGCGACGGTGCCTTGGTTTCAACACTACCGGAATG ttACTGTTGGGCCTCCAGAAAACATTGAGGTGGCTCCAGGAGACGGCTCACTTATCATCAGGTTCTCTGCCCCCTTTGACGTTGATGCCTCCATGGTCACTTTTCAGTATTACGCCCATTACTGGGAAAAGGCCGGAACCCAAAAG GTTAAAGGCCCTGTCAAGAGCAATTTCATTTTGTTGGATGGCTTAAAACCCTTACGTGTATACTGTTTACAAGTCAAGGCAGAACTTGTTTGGCCAGCACAAGGCATCGTTCGACCTGGGCACTTAAGCAACATATCTTGCTCTGAGACAACAACTGATG CTGCTACTGAACTTGAACAAGCCATCCTGATCTTTGTGGGAACCTTTCTGTCAGTGGTGTTGCCAATGGGAGCCTGCTTCTTCCTGGTCCTGAAATACAGAGGCCTGGTTAAATACTGGTTTCATTCTCCACCCAAGATCCCATTACAAATAGAAGAG TATTTAAAGGACCCAGCTCAACCTATTTTGGAGGCCTTGGACAAGGACAGGTCACCGAAGGAAGATGCCTGGGACTCTGTGTCCATCGTTTCACTTCCAGAAAAGGAGCGGGAAGATGCTCTCCAGAATACTTTGAACCAAAGCGCTGGCCCGGCCCCACCGTTCCCGGAAAGAAGGCACTGA